A single window of Falco rusticolus isolate bFalRus1 chromosome 6, bFalRus1.pri, whole genome shotgun sequence DNA harbors:
- the COL10A1 gene encoding collagen alpha-1(X) chain, translated as MHLQISLLLPFCLNIVHGSDGYFSERYQKQSSIKGPHFLPYNVKSQGVQIRGEQGPPGPPGPIGPRGQPGPAGKPGFGSPGPQGPPGPPGPPGFSAVGKPGVPGLPGKPGDRGLRGEKGEAGPVGLPGARGPQGPPGTPGPAGLSVPGKPGPQGPPGAQGPRGLPGEKGEPGIPGINGQKGESGFGVPGRPGSRGLPGPQGPRGLPGPAGVGKPGENGLPGQPGMKGDRGLPGAPGAAGIPGPQGPPGEPGEAGIGKPGPMGPPGAAGIPGAKGHPGPAGLPGSPGLPGFGKPGLPGMKGHRGPEGPPGLPGPKGDQGPAGVPGEPGPAGPPGNMGPQGLKGLPGENGLPGPKGDTGPAGPPGFPGAKGERGLPGLEGKPGYPGEQGVAGPKGHPGFPGPKGDIGHAGLPGLPGPMGPQGVKGVPGINGEPGPRGPSGIPGIRGPIGAPGLPGAPGAKGEPGAPGLPGPAGIAVKGLRGPMGPPGPPGPKGNNGEPGLPGPPGPPGPPGQAVIPQMPESYVKAGESRELSGMSFMKGGVNQALTGMPVSAFSVILSKAYPGATVPIKFDKILYNRQQHYDPRTGIFTCRIPGLYYFSYHVHAKGTNVWVALYKNGSPLMYTYDEYKKGYLDQASGSAVIDLMENDQVWLQLPNSESNGLYSSDYVHSSFSGFLFAHI; from the exons ATGCATTTACAAATATCCTTACTGTTGCCATTTTGTCTGAACATTGTCCATGGTAGCGATGGATATTTTTCTGAGCGATATCAGAAACAATCCAGCATCAAGGGGCCACATTTTCTACCATACAATGTAAAGAGTCAAG GTGTGCAGATAAGGGGTGAACAAGGACCCCCTGGTCCCCCAGGCCCTATCGGGCCAAGAGGACAACCAGGTCCTGCAGGAAAACCAGGGTTTGGAAGTCCTGGTCCCCAAGGCCCCCCTGGTCCCCCAGGTCCACCTGGATTCTCTGCAGTTGGAAAGCCAGGCGTGCCTGGTCTACCAGGAAAGCCAGGAGACAGAGGACTACGTGGTGAGAAAGGAGAAGCTGGACCTGTTGGGCTTCCAGGAGCAAGAGGGCCACAAGGACCCCCTGGCACTCCCGGCCCTGCAGGACTGTCTGTTCCTGGCAAGCCAGGACCACAAGGCCCTCCGGGAGCTCAAGGGCCGAGGGGCCTCCCCGGTGAGAAGGGAGAGCCAGGTATCCCTGGTATAAACGGACAAAAGGGAGAAAGTGGATTTGGTGTTCCAGGCCGCCCAGGTAGCAGGGGCCTTCCAGGCCCACAGGGACCCAGGGGcctccctggccctgctggggtAGGCAAGCCTGGTGAAAACGGTCTTCCAGGTCAGCCAGGTATGAAAGGTGATAGAGGCTTACCAGGTGCACCTGGAGCAGCTGGTATCCCAGGTCCCCAGGGTCCCCCAGGAGAACCTGGAGAAGCTGGCATTGGCAAGCCTGGGCCAATGGGACcaccaggagcagcaggcatCCCTGGAGCCAAGGGACACCCTGGACCTGCAGGCTTGCCTGGATCCCCAGGTCTTCCAGGCTTTGGAAAGCCAGGATTGCCAGGGATGAAGGGACACAGAGGGCCTGAAGGTCCTCCTGGCCTTCCAGGACCTAAAGGAGATCAAGGCCCGGCTGGTGTGCCAGGTGAGCCAGGGCCTGCTGGGCCACCAGGGAACATGGGCCCTCAAGGACTCAAAGGCTTGCCCGGTGAGAATGGCCTACCAGGGCCAAAAGGTGACACGGGCCCTGCAGGCCCCCCAGGATTCCCAGGGGCCAAGGGTGAACGAGGTCTACCAGGATTAGAGGGAAAACCAGGATACCCAGGTGAACAGGGTGTTGCTGGTCCTAAGGGGCACCCAGGTTTCCCAGGTCCAAAAGGTGACATTGGCCATGCTGGCCTACCTGGCTTGCCCGGTCCAATGGGTCCACAAGGAGTTAAGGGAGTGCCAGGGATCAATGGTGAGCCAGGCCCTAGAGGGCCTTCAGGAATACCTGGGATCAGAGGTCCCATTGGTGCCCCCGGCCTGCCAGGAGCCCCTGGTGCGAAAGGTGAGCCAGGAGCACCAGGGCTGCCAGGCCCAGCAGGTATTGCTGTGAAAGGCTTAAGAGGACCCATGGGACCTCCCGGACCCCCCGGGCCTAAAGGCAACAATGGAGAGCCTGGCCTGCCAGGCCCCCCAGGTCCTCCTGGTCCCCCCGGCCAAGCTGTAATCCCACAGATGCCTGAAAGCTACGTTAAAGCAGGAGAGTCTCGGGAGCTATCAGGAATGTCTTTCATGAAAGGAGGCGTAAACCAAGCTCTTACAGGGATGCCAGTGTCCGCTTTCAGTGTCATCCTCTCCAAAGCCTACCCTGGGGCAACAGTCCCCATCAAATTTGATAAAATCCTGTACAATAGGCAGCAACACTATGACCCCAGAACAGGAATCTTCACCTGCAGGATCCCTGGACTGTATTATTTCTCCTACCACGTACATGCAAAAGGAACAAATGTTTGGGTTGCACTCTACAAAAATGGTTCCCCACTCATGTACACTTATGATGAATACAAGAAAGGATACCTTGACCAGGCTTCTGGCAGTGCTGTCATTGATCTCATGGAGAATGATCAAGTATGGCTCCAATTGCCCAATTCAGAATCTAATGGTCTCTACTCCTCTGACTATGTTCACTCTTCTTTCTCAGGTTTCCTATTTGCTCATATCTAA